From a single Raphanus sativus cultivar WK10039 chromosome 3, ASM80110v3, whole genome shotgun sequence genomic region:
- the LOC108846472 gene encoding late embryogenesis abundant protein At1g64065-like: MSGYAKTTYGGKSQVVDEAYAVHPPKQSDIIGKVIIFTLVGLCILLCIFISIGFYVIAKQLKANLTSVALKNLRYSNTSLSSRPYFNATLAMKIRIENPNFGFFDFPTSKGVIMYNGRLVGEMKINGQRVGSYSAIRTEVRTEVSYRETQGSSVWLKNDIKRGLIILNIRAKLRGEVHLKALNKRSVNLKCLMYLNLTDEVIQRLWCK; the protein is encoded by the coding sequence ATGTCAGGCTATGCCAAGACAACATATGGAGGAAAGAGCCAAGTTGTTGATGAAGCTTACGCAGTTCACCCACCAAAACAGAGTGATATCATCGGTAAAGTCATCATCTTTACCCTTGTAGGGCTCTGCATTTTGCTCTGCATCTTCATCAGCATCGGTTTCTATGTCATAGCCAAGCAACTTAAAGCAAACCTGACGTCCGTGGCTTTAAAAAACCTCAGGTACAGCAATACATCATTATCATCAAGGCCTTATTTCAACGCGACACTAGCTATGAAGATCAGAATTGAGAATCCGAATTTCGGCTTCTTTGATTTTCCAACTAGTAAAGGAGTTATCATGTACAATGGTCGTCTTGTTGGTGAAATGAAGATTAATGGACAACGAGTGGGTTCATACAGTGCCATAAGAACAGAGGTTAGGACAGAAGTGAGTTACAGAGAGACTCAGGGATCATCTGTTTGGTTGAAGAATGATATAAAGAGAGGGTTAATTATCCTCAATATCAGAGCTAAACTGAGAGGTGAAGTACATTTGAAAGCTTTGAACAAGAGAAGTGTGAATTTGAAGTGTTTGATGTATCTTAATCTGACTGATGAAGTGATTCAACGTTTGTGGTGTAAATGA